The Scatophagus argus isolate fScaArg1 chromosome 20, fScaArg1.pri, whole genome shotgun sequence genome window below encodes:
- the aebp1a gene encoding adipocyte enhancer-binding protein 1, which translates to MRAEVLLVWAALTLCCAPVCARRDEEDNKLSRGRTEVREPRGLVEHRRQEGDVGMSDEPAAAVVEEEKTKPKKKKTPEEIEAARAKKAAEKEAKAKKQKAPKPTKKPKAPKPTKKPKAPKATKKPKAPKATKRPKAATTAQPDLKPPSLDEEEEKLLVELGWDTLLRPVTPKGPEGAEPTEPDLVSKKSTPPTKPHDEVPGGYPDNKEVTTPEVIMYIPEETTTVPFVGPWYEEYDYADLAAKKQEEEEERARKEKAEKAERLRKQWEEEEEERLKQISVPAEPKKCPPLGLESHRVEDDQLLASSQSHHGFSAQRGRLNMQGSDNDDDLYGGAWCAEPEETTHWFEVDARREVEFTGVITQGRNSEQNEDFMSSYFVAFSNDSRDWTTLHDGYAEWLFYGNVDKDTPVMNQFSTPVVARYIRVLPQSWNGSLCLRAEILACQLPSSYHSENEVNPSDDLDFRHHNYKEMRQMMKVINEECPNITRIYNIGKSSQGLKMYAMEISDNPGEHETGEPEFRYTAGLHGNEALGRELLLLLMQFLCKEYNDENPRVRRLVDGVRIHLVPSLNPDAYELAFEMGSEMGNWALGHWTEEGYDIFQNFPDLNSILWGAEDRGWVPRVVPNHHIPLPENSLNGSLAVETKAIISWMERTPFVLGANLQGGEKLVAYPFDMQRPPISFTDSRRWRGNSEMNEETWARIQRQSEGALRETPDDAMFRWLAMSYAHSHLTMTETHRGSCHGDDITGGQGIINRASWKPVVGSMNDFSYLHTNCFELSIFLGCDKFPHESDLPIEWENNREALLSFIEQVHRGIKGVVRDVEGNPLPNVTISVEGIRHDVKTALGGDYWRLLNPGEYRVTAKADGYTPQTRLCMVGYDSGATSCSFTLAKSNWDRIKQIMALNGKRPIRLVTKAVVKTTAAPAVGVASTTESHASAQRAERLRRLRILRLRRLRMQRLRAGLSTKPATTTTTTTTTTTTTTTTTIPDTERTTSWYDSWFPVDSWSTENPFDSIIFDSVPTQDYPFEFTID; encoded by the exons ATGAGGGCCGAGGTGCTGCTCGTCTGGGCCGCTCTGACGCTGTGCTGCGCTCCGGTCTGCGCTCGGCGAGACGAGGAGGACAACAAGCTCTCCAGAGGTCGGACTGAGGTGAGAGAACCTCGAGGGCTGGTGGAGCACAGGAGGCAGGAGGGGGATGTTGGAATGTCAGACgagcctgcagctgcagtggtggaagaggagaagactaaaccaaagaagaagaaaacacctGAGGAAATTGAGGCAG CCAGGgcaaagaaagcagcagagaaggaagCCAAAGCAAAGAAGCAGAAAGCCCCCAAGCCCACCAAAAAGCCCAAAGCCCCGAAACCCACCAAAAAACCCAAAGCACCAAAAGCCACAAAGAAGCCGAAGGCGCCCAAAGCCACCAAGAGACCGAAGGCGGCGACCACAGCGCAGCCGGACCTCAAACCTCCGTCTctggatgaggaagaggagaagctgCTGGTTGAACTGGGCTGGGACACAc TGTTGCGACCTGTGACCCCAAAGGGGCCTGAAGGGGCGGAACCCACAGAGCCAGACCTGG TCTCCAAGAAGTCGACACCTCCAACGAAACCTCACG ACGAGGTGCCTGGTGGTTACCCTGACAACAAGGAAGTCACAACGCCTGAGGTCATCATGTACATACCAG aggAGACCACCACCGTCCCGTTTGTCGGCCCCTGGTACGAGGAGTACGATTACGCCGACT TGGCCGCTaagaaacaggaggaagaggaggagagagctcggaaagaaaaggcagaaaaag CCGAGCGGCTGAGGAagcagtgggaggaggaggaagaggagaggctGAAGCAGATCTCAGTGCCTGCAGAACCAAAAA AGTGTCCTCCTCTGGGCCTGGAGTCTCACCGGGTGGAGGACGACCAGCTGCTGGCCTCCTCTCAGTCTCATCATGGCTTCTCGGCTCAGAGGGGACGGCTCAACATGCAG GGCTCCGACAACGACGACGACCTGTACGGCGGCGCCTGGTGTGCGGAGCCAGAAGAGACGACGCACTGGTTTGAGGTGGACGCCCGCCGAGAGGTGGAGTTCACTGGTGTCATCACTCAGGGAAGAAACTCCGAGCAAAA TGAGGATTTCATGTCTTCCTACTTTGTGGCGTTCAGTAACGACAGTCGTGATTGGACGACGCTGCATGACGGCTACGCTGAATGG ctgttCTACGGGAACGTGGATAAGGACACACCAGTGATGAATCAGTTTTCTACGCCCGTGGTGGCGCGCTACATCCGCGTCCTGCCTCAGAGCTGGAACGGCAGCTTGTGTCTTAGGGCTGAGATCCTGGCCTGTCAGCTTCCCA GCAGCTACCACAGTGAGAATGAGGTCAACCCATCAGACGATCTGGACTTCAGACACCACAACTACAAGGAGATGAGACAG atGATGAAGGTGATAAACGAAGAGTGTCCCAACATCACCAGGATCTACAACATCGGCAAAAGCTCTCAGGGCCTGAAGATGTACGCCATGGAGATCTCTGACAACCCCGGAGAACACGAGACCG GTGAGCCTGAATTTCGGTACACAGCTGGTCTCCATGGTAACGAGGCGCTGGGTCGGGAGCTTCTTCTCCTGCTGATGCAGTTTCTGTGCAAGGAGTACAATGACGAAAACCCCAGAGTGCGCCGCCTGGTGGACGGAGTGAGAATACACTTGGTGCCCTCGCTCAACCCTGACGCCTACGAGCTGGCATTCGAGATG GGTTCAGAGATGGGGAACTGGGCGCTGGGCCATTGGACTGAAGAAGGTTACGACATCTTCCAGAATTTCCCTGACCTCAACAGCATCTTGTGGGGGGCCGAGGACAGAGGCTGGGTCCCTCGTGTGGTGCCCAACCATCACATCCCTCTCCCAGAAAACTCCCTGAATGGCTCA CTTGCTGTTGAGACAAAAGCCATCATTTCCTGGATGGAACGCACCCCATTTGTGCTGGGTGCTAACCTGCAAGGTGGAGAAAAACTGGTGGCGTACCCTTTTGACATGCAGCGTCCGCCCATTTCT TTTACCGACAGCCGGCGATGGAGAGGCAACTCTGAGATGAACGAGGAGACGTGGGCTCGCATTCAGCGGCAGAGCGAGGGAGCCCTGAGAGAGACGCCCGACGACGCCATGTTTCGATGGCTGGCAATGTCATATGCCCACAGCCATCTGACCATGACGGAGACCCATCGGGGGTCCTGCCatggtgatgacatcactggGGGGCAGGGCATCATCAACAGAGCCAGCTGGAAGCCAGTGGTGGGCA GTATGAATGACTTCAGCTACCTGCACACCAACTGCTTTGAGTTGTCCATCTTCTTGGGCTGTGACAAGTTTCCCCATGAAAGTGACCTTCCTATCGAGTGGGAGAACAACCGCGAGGCTCTGCTGTCCTTCATTGAACAA GTACATCGAGGGATAAAGGGTGTAGTGAGAGACGTGGAGGGAAATCCGCTGCCTAATGTCACCATATCTGTAGAGGGAATACGGCATGATGTCAAAACTG CTCTCGGTGGGGATTACTGGCGGCTGCTGAACCCTGGAGAGTACAGGGTGACCGCCAAAGCTGACGGCTACACCCCTCAGACTAGACTGTGCATGGTGGGCTATGACTCCGGGGCCACTTCATGCAGCTTCACCTTAGCCAAGTCCAACTGGGACCGCATCAAACAGATCATGGCTCTCAACGGCAAGAGGCCCATTCGACTTGTGACCAAAGCAGTGGTCAAAACAACTGCAGCCCCCGCGGTGGGGGTCGCCAGCACCACAGAGAGTCACGCCAGCGCTCAGAGGGCGGAGCGGCTCCGCCGGCTGCGCATCCTGCGTTTGCGTCGGCTACGTATGCAGAGATTACGAGCCGGTCTGAGTACCAAACCTGCTACCACGacaacaaccaccaccaccaccaccaccacaacaacgACGACGACGATacctgacacagagagaacCACCTCCTGGTACGACTCCTGGTTTCCTGTGGACAGCTGGTCCACCGAGAACCCGTTCGACAGCATCAT
- the ash2l gene encoding set1/Ash2 histone methyltransferase complex subunit ASH2 isoform X1, which yields MASEGEAGIASATEPEPGEGDPAFGELPASMDTESSNGKEGMETAGDGSEAADALTGSGDEESGRQLGEVELQCALCMKWFTADTFGIDTATCLPFMTNYVFHCNVCHHSGNTYFLRKQANLKEMCLTALANLTWRSRTQDEHPKTMFSKDKDIIPFIDKYWECMTTRQRPGKLTWPNNIVKTMSKERDVFLVKEHPDPGSKDPEEEYPKFGLLDQDLGNIGPSYDTQKQTTAAPAAGGLNGGSAFSGALAPGPGKGRGAKRKQQQQQEGTAAGATKRTRSDPLFSAQRLPPHGYPLEHPFNKDGYRYILAEPDPHAPDPEKLELDCWAGKPIPGDLYRACLYERVLLALHDRAPQLKISDDRLTVTGEKGYSMVRASHGVRKGAWYFEVSVDDMPPETAARLGWSQPLGNLQAPLGYDKFSYSWRSKKGTKFHQSIGKHYSSSYGQGDTLGFFIELPDNTETAKSLPDTYKDKALIKFKSYLYFEEKDYVDKAEKSLKMMSPSRMIFFKNGVSQGVAFENLFEGLYFPAISLYKSCTVSVNFGPHFKHPPKDLKYQPMSDMGWGAVIEHTLADMLYHVETDVDGRRSPPWEG from the exons ATGGCGTCTGAAGGGGAGGCGGGCATTGCTTCTGCAACCGAACCGGAGCCCGGAGAGGG AGATCCTGCATTTGGGGAGCTGCCTGCCAGCATGGATACTGAATCATCAAACGGCAAAGAGGGGATG GAGACAGCTGGTGATGGCTCTGAGGCTGCTGATGCTCTGACCGGATCTGGAGATGAGGAAAGTGGGAGGCAGCTGggggaggtggagctgcagtgcGCCTTGTGCATGAAGTGGTTCACTGCAGACACTTTTGGCATCGACACGGC GACCTGTCTCCCCTTTATGACTaattatgtgtttcactgcaacGTGTGCCATCACAGCGGCAACACATACTTCCTCAGGAAACAAGCGA ATCTGAAGGAGATGTGTCTCACAGCCCTGGCAAACCTGACTTGGCGGTCCAGAACACAAGACGAGCACCCAAAGACGATGTTTTCCAAAGACAAG GACATCATACCGTTCATCGACAAGTACTGGGAGTGCATGACGACCCGTCAGAGACCAGGGAAGCTCACCTGGCCCAACAACATAGTGAAGACAATG AGCAAAGAGCGAGACGTTTTCCTGGTGAAGGAACATCCTGACCCTGGCAGTAAAGACCCGGAGGAGGAGTACCCCAAGTTTGGTCTGTTGGACCAG GATCTGGGAAACATCGGCCCCTCGtatgacacacagaaacagaccaCGGCTGCTCCCGCTGCTGGTGGCCTCAACG GTGGATCTGCTTTCTCAG GTGCTTTGGCCCCTGGCCCAGGAAAAGGAAGAGGGGCCAAACgtaaacaacaacagcaacaggagGGCACAGCTGCAGGAGCCACGAAGAGAACCAGAAG TGACCCCCTGTTCTCGGCCCAGCGCCTGCCTCCTCACGGGTACCCGCTGGAACATCCCTTCAACAAAGATGGCTACCGTTACATCCTGGCAGAACCAGACCCTCACGCTCCTGACCCGGAGAAGCTCGAACTGGACTGCTGGGCCGGCAAACCCATCCCTGGTGATCTGTACAGGGCCTGCCTGTATGAGAGGGTGCTGCTGGCCTTACATGACAGAG CGCCTCAGCTGAAGATCTCTGACGACCGCCTGACTGTGACCGGGGAGAAGGGCTACTCCATGGTGCGAGCCTCTCACGGCGTGAGGAAGGGGGCCTGGTACTTCGAGGTTTCTGTTGATGACATGCCTCCAGAGACTGCAGCCAGACTCGGATGGTCTCAACCACTCG GCAACCTGCAGGCCCCTCTGGGTTACGACAAGTTCAGCTACTCGTGGCGCAGCAAGAAGGGCACCAAGTTTCACCAGTCGATAGGAAAGCATTATTCCTCCAGCTACGGTCAGGGAGACACGCTGGGCTTCTTCATAGAGCTGCCGGACAACACGGAGACGGCCAAGTCCCTGCCTGACACGTACAAGGACAAG GCGCTAATCAAGTTCAAGAGCTACCTGTACTTTGAGGAAAAGGACTACGTggacaaagcagagaaaagccTGAAGATGATGAGCCCCAGCAGG ATGATATTCTTTAAAAACGGCGTGAGCCAAGGCGTTGCCTTCGAAAACCTGTTTGAGGGCCTCTACTTTCCCGCCATCTCGCTCTACAAAAGCTGCACG GTGTCCGTAAACTTTGGGCCACATTTTAAACACCCTCCGAAGGACCTGAAGTACCAGCCG aTGAGCGACATGGGCTGGGGAGCTGTGATCGAGCACACACTGGCTGACATGCTGTACCACGTGG
- the ash2l gene encoding set1/Ash2 histone methyltransferase complex subunit ASH2 isoform X2: MASEGEAGIASATEPEPGEGDPAFGELPASMDTESSNGKEGMETAGDGSEAADALTGSGDEESGRQLGEVELQCALCMKWFTADTFGIDTATCLPFMTNYVFHCNVCHHSGNTYFLRKQANLKEMCLTALANLTWRSRTQDEHPKTMFSKDKDIIPFIDKYWECMTTRQRPGKLTWPNNIVKTMSKERDVFLVKEHPDPGSKDPEEEYPKFGLLDQDLGNIGPSYDTQKQTTAAPAAGGLNGALAPGPGKGRGAKRKQQQQQEGTAAGATKRTRSDPLFSAQRLPPHGYPLEHPFNKDGYRYILAEPDPHAPDPEKLELDCWAGKPIPGDLYRACLYERVLLALHDRAPQLKISDDRLTVTGEKGYSMVRASHGVRKGAWYFEVSVDDMPPETAARLGWSQPLGNLQAPLGYDKFSYSWRSKKGTKFHQSIGKHYSSSYGQGDTLGFFIELPDNTETAKSLPDTYKDKALIKFKSYLYFEEKDYVDKAEKSLKMMSPSRMIFFKNGVSQGVAFENLFEGLYFPAISLYKSCTVSVNFGPHFKHPPKDLKYQPMSDMGWGAVIEHTLADMLYHVETDVDGRRSPPWEG, encoded by the exons ATGGCGTCTGAAGGGGAGGCGGGCATTGCTTCTGCAACCGAACCGGAGCCCGGAGAGGG AGATCCTGCATTTGGGGAGCTGCCTGCCAGCATGGATACTGAATCATCAAACGGCAAAGAGGGGATG GAGACAGCTGGTGATGGCTCTGAGGCTGCTGATGCTCTGACCGGATCTGGAGATGAGGAAAGTGGGAGGCAGCTGggggaggtggagctgcagtgcGCCTTGTGCATGAAGTGGTTCACTGCAGACACTTTTGGCATCGACACGGC GACCTGTCTCCCCTTTATGACTaattatgtgtttcactgcaacGTGTGCCATCACAGCGGCAACACATACTTCCTCAGGAAACAAGCGA ATCTGAAGGAGATGTGTCTCACAGCCCTGGCAAACCTGACTTGGCGGTCCAGAACACAAGACGAGCACCCAAAGACGATGTTTTCCAAAGACAAG GACATCATACCGTTCATCGACAAGTACTGGGAGTGCATGACGACCCGTCAGAGACCAGGGAAGCTCACCTGGCCCAACAACATAGTGAAGACAATG AGCAAAGAGCGAGACGTTTTCCTGGTGAAGGAACATCCTGACCCTGGCAGTAAAGACCCGGAGGAGGAGTACCCCAAGTTTGGTCTGTTGGACCAG GATCTGGGAAACATCGGCCCCTCGtatgacacacagaaacagaccaCGGCTGCTCCCGCTGCTGGTGGCCTCAACG GTGCTTTGGCCCCTGGCCCAGGAAAAGGAAGAGGGGCCAAACgtaaacaacaacagcaacaggagGGCACAGCTGCAGGAGCCACGAAGAGAACCAGAAG TGACCCCCTGTTCTCGGCCCAGCGCCTGCCTCCTCACGGGTACCCGCTGGAACATCCCTTCAACAAAGATGGCTACCGTTACATCCTGGCAGAACCAGACCCTCACGCTCCTGACCCGGAGAAGCTCGAACTGGACTGCTGGGCCGGCAAACCCATCCCTGGTGATCTGTACAGGGCCTGCCTGTATGAGAGGGTGCTGCTGGCCTTACATGACAGAG CGCCTCAGCTGAAGATCTCTGACGACCGCCTGACTGTGACCGGGGAGAAGGGCTACTCCATGGTGCGAGCCTCTCACGGCGTGAGGAAGGGGGCCTGGTACTTCGAGGTTTCTGTTGATGACATGCCTCCAGAGACTGCAGCCAGACTCGGATGGTCTCAACCACTCG GCAACCTGCAGGCCCCTCTGGGTTACGACAAGTTCAGCTACTCGTGGCGCAGCAAGAAGGGCACCAAGTTTCACCAGTCGATAGGAAAGCATTATTCCTCCAGCTACGGTCAGGGAGACACGCTGGGCTTCTTCATAGAGCTGCCGGACAACACGGAGACGGCCAAGTCCCTGCCTGACACGTACAAGGACAAG GCGCTAATCAAGTTCAAGAGCTACCTGTACTTTGAGGAAAAGGACTACGTggacaaagcagagaaaagccTGAAGATGATGAGCCCCAGCAGG ATGATATTCTTTAAAAACGGCGTGAGCCAAGGCGTTGCCTTCGAAAACCTGTTTGAGGGCCTCTACTTTCCCGCCATCTCGCTCTACAAAAGCTGCACG GTGTCCGTAAACTTTGGGCCACATTTTAAACACCCTCCGAAGGACCTGAAGTACCAGCCG aTGAGCGACATGGGCTGGGGAGCTGTGATCGAGCACACACTGGCTGACATGCTGTACCACGTGG
- the pnx gene encoding homeobox protein pnx: MQPLAAKLPLTHRTPFSVEDILDPTKFTRRTTRAEEATAGASTPRDEEEEQLPPAGGGSEEEEEEEEEAAPCPGKLQRSKPTKSRRIRTAFTLEQLQMLERSFHRCHYLSVLERHRIASALRLSETQVKIWFQNRRTKWKKEQLQGKEAEEELGFTSVFSSHPALCSSLTCSPLYCPQRAPLQVFAPLPLLPRPHLYA, from the exons ATGCAGCCGCTCGCAGCCAAACTGCCGCTCACCCACAGGACACCTTTTTCTGTGGAGGACATTCTGGACCCCACGAAGTTCACCAGGAGGACAACCCGAGCTGAGGAGGCGACGGCAG GAGCTTCTACTCccagagatgaagaggaggagcagcttcCTCCTGCAGGCGGaggctcagaggaggaggaggaggaggaggaggaggcggctcCGTGTCCGGGGAAGCTTCAGAGGTCGAAGCCGACAAAAAGCCGACGGATCCGCACCGCTTTCAcactggagcagctgcagatgCTGGAGCGCAGCTTCCACAGGTGTCACTACCTGTCGGTGCTGGAGCGGCACCGCATCGCCTCGGCGCTGCGCCTGTCCGAAACTCAGGTCAAGATCTGGTTTCAGAACAGACGCACCAAGTGGAagaaggagcagctgcaggggAAGGAGGCCGAGGAGGAGCTCGGCTTCACATCAGTCTTCTCCTCTCACCCcgctctctgctcctctctcacctGCAGCCCTCTTTACTGCCCGCAGCGCGCGCCGCTCCAGGTGTTCGCGCCGCTGCCGCTTCTGCCGCGTCCGCATCTTTACGCCTGA